A stretch of DNA from Gopherus flavomarginatus isolate rGopFla2 chromosome 13 unlocalized genomic scaffold, rGopFla2.mat.asm SUPER_13_unloc_6, whole genome shotgun sequence:
ATAAACCTGGTGACGCTGAGCTGGACCCCTAGTCACTGCACATCTCTCTCCTTACAGGAGTggtctctgtggggcagggcgctgctggCGGTTTATTCCTTCCTTTCATGGCTGGGGAAGGGTGAACAGGGAGAGAATTTGTTCCTCTATTCTCTGCAACACACGCAGGCAGCGGGATTATTTCCAGGGCTGTAACAAAACACAAGctagcagagggggaggggaagggatttcCTGCAGGATGTATTTCCAGTGCAGCTCCCAAGCTGTGCCCTGGCAAGCTGTGCCCAGGGGCTTTAAACgctttagaggcaggtgattAACACGTGCTGGGTCCCATCTCCAGCACTGAACTGACACGTGCTCACTGCATTCTCAGCCCGGGGCTCTTTATTCTGAtggttcagcagcaccagcccctgttcctccttttctcctggggagccccagcccctctcctgcccccctccaggCTGAGGCGGGTCTCCGCTTCCCCATGTGTCCCAACCTCCCTGCAAAGGGTGCGGAGCTAGGGCCAGGCCCGGGGAGGGGccgtcccttcctgccccccagcccggcccccgcCGCTTTGTGCCACCAGCAGGGCAATGGCCGGGGCCGGGAATGGAGCGCGGAggctgcttcagccctgcagctcgCAGGGCAGCGCCGTGGGGCCGGGCGGGGACACGCGTGGGGCGGACACCcctggctgggaggggctgggcccagctgcctggttcaccccctGCCCGGGGGTCTCCGAGCTCCCCGCGGCTGGAGCGGGGCTGcccggggctgtgggggggtgagCCCGGGAGCGGCtgggccgggagctgcaggaggggccggagcgcggctcggctgcagagctcagagcccaggctgggcccgggGGCAGGGGAGCGGCTGGGGataagggctgtgggggagctgggagtttggggtgtgctggGAAGTCAggactgggggttggggatgTTTGGGGGTCTCCATGTTCAGATCTGGccctgcgggagctttgggggctggagctggggaaagtgagggactgtctgaagttggctgcttgggatgtgggtgaggccccagggagctgggggttgggctgcagccctgtcactgcagcctggggccctgcgGTTTCTTCTGGAAAAGCTGCTCCCTCTTTCACCATCTCCTCTCAGGCTGAGTCCCAGGGACCCTGCACAGGCATCTGCAGGGAAGGATAGGCCCTGAAATCTGGCAGCTGGGAGGTCTGCAGCAGTTTCTaaccctctctcccctgcttcttccaggagGTACCACAAAAGTGTCTGGTCCCtttggaaaaagagagagaagcagccaaagcCGAGGAAGAGCAGCAAAGCGAGAagctgctggtaggtgcccaGAGCCCGTCCCCCGCCACTGAGGTTTGCCTGGCATAAGAATGAGCTGGTGAATGCAGGGCCCATCCTACCAGCCTcagccagggacccatccccactGGAGCCCAGGGAGCCTGCAGGGTCAGACACAGGGGTAACATGATGCCCTTAGGATGCAGGAagctgctgggcaggagagggtcagtctgTGTTAGCCCGGAGCCCCTACCCACAGGCTGTCTGGATGTCACAGTGACCAGGGATCCTTTCTAGCTCCTGGggaggatggagtggggggaggagatgaaatgtgggctgcagagatggagaATTTGGCTCAGTGCAAGTTGATGAGGTTTTGGGGAGAAGTCCCTCCTGTTGGTGATATACAGCTCACCCTGGCGCtgaccctcctcccttcccaggaTAGATGAACTTCCCATCACTCACCACAAGAGATCTCATGTTCTGGTAAATAACTCTGCCACCCACCTCGAAGTGCCTTTATGATTTTCCCCAGTTACCAAGCAGATGaatttcaatgttgataaatgcaaagtaatgcacattggcaaaGATAATATCAAATACccataaaatgatagggtctaaattagctgttaccactcaagaaagagattttggagtcactgtggatagttctctggaaacatccactgaatcttaagcagcagtcaaaaaagcaaacagaatattgggaatcattaggaaagggatagacaataatacagaaaatatcatattgcctctatataaatccatggtatgtccacatcttgaatcctGCGTGCAGATCtgatcgccccatctcaaaaaagagacattggaattggaaaaggttcagagaaggtcagcaaaaatgatgaaggatatgaaacagcttccgtttgaggtgagattaataagactgaggctatggctacactccgcagcttttagcgacacagctgtgccactacagccaTGCTGCTAACAGGCACACagcgtagctgctgtttgttggcaggagagaagtgccagtgtagacaaagcctgagactgttcagcttggagaagagatgactaagggtgggttatggtagaggtctataaaatcatgacttgtgtggtGAAAGtaactaaggaagtgttatttcctcctcataacacaagagctaggggtcatccagtgaaatgaataggcagcaggtttaaaacaaacaaaaggaagtatttcttcacacaacacacagtcaacctgtggaaccccttgccagaggatgttgtgaaggccacgaCACTTAACAGGGTTAGAAAAAGAACTAGAGCAGcgcatggaggacaggtccatcagtggctattagccaagatgggcagggatggtgtctctagcctctgtttgccagaatctgggaatgggcaacaggggaaggatcacttgatgattccctgttctgttcattccctctggggcccctggcattggccactgtcagaagacaggataccgggctagatgggcctttggtctgacccagtctggccattcttatgttctgtgttCCTCTGTTTCTGAGCTTCCCTCTCCCTGTTGTAGAAACAGACGGAAGCCGAGAGGCAGAAGATTGTCTGGGAGTGGAAGGAGCTGCGAGGGTttctggaggagcaggagcaATGGCTGCTGTCTTGGCTGGAGGAGCTAGAGAGAGCCATTGTCCACAGAAGGGATGAGGGTATCTGCAACCTGTCGTGGGAGATTTCCCTGCTCAGCGagatgggaggagagaaggggcagcagcCGCTGAGCCAATCCCTGCAGGTCAGGTTGTTATTGCAATGATCATACGCAGTGTTTCTATAGGTGCTTCTGAGTCCTagaccccaaagcactttacagagtggggtcaggggcatTATCCCTCTGGGacaaatggggaaagtgaggcagagggagaggcagagccctgcccaaggtcacactgagTCTGGCAGCGGCGCTAGGGATGGACCCTGGGAGTCCTGGATGCTTCAGCCCCAAGACCTTCTCTCCTGGAAATGTCTGTCTGCATTTGCACTTGGAGGGtgaaatcccctcccccaccatgctgAGGTCCCGAGCCAGGCCTAAGGCCCCTCTCACGGCAGGTTAATGGGTTTAATGGGGCCAGGGGTCTTCTGGGTCTCTCAGCACTGGAAGGAATTTGATTCTCAATGCAGAGAAATATCTTTGGCCTGTTAAGTGCCCGGGGAGAAGTTTTCCACAGTGGTGACGTGACCgcagggatttctggggctgcGTAGGGGAAAGTTCCTGGTGGGGGGCAGCTGCTCTGGGAATGTAAACCTGAAATTCCCCTACTACCCAAGGCTTCAATAGTGACTCCTGCAGAGCAGGAGGCCTCCCCACACAGCGACACTCCCCCTGAtggcctcctctttctctccctctttaggGTGCTGGGAGCACTGAGGGTAGGTAAGTTCTGGGCTCCATTTCGCTCCCTCTCATGGGCTGCTAGGTTTGATAACTGCACTGAATAGGAAGCTACCCCCTGCCCTTGGAGCGTGTGATTCTGTCTCCCCTAGTGGCTGACTCGGGTAGGAGAAGAGCCAGTTACTGTCTGATCGCTCATGAAGTCACAGCAGGGCTGCTAGAGCCAGGGCCGATGGGACAGACCAGGCCTGTTTCCTGGACTGATGTGGCCACGTCACGTATTCCGAGGGTGCAAAATCTCGTTAAAATGAGTTGCTGGCCCTCAGCACCTCCCCAGTGTAAACAGAGACAGTGTTGCCTTGCTGGGGCTGCCAGCGGCCTGAAGCTGTAACTCTGAGAGCGTGAACTCTCCTGTCCGCTGTTAATGTCATCGAGGTTTCAACTGAAATTGCAGGAGTGTTTCCTGGCGGATCGCTCGAGCAGAtggaatggggagggggcaggagtgaaGCCTTTGTGGGGTGGGAATAGGGGGTTGCTGTAGGGAGGGAAGAACAAAGGAGAGACACAAAGACAAGGAAGcgagagagaaatggagaaaggaaggtgggaaaggaagggaaacacAGGGAAGAAGCAGCAGGGCCCTACAGGGATGTCCAGGAGGGGGCTGTTTTCCTCCTGAGTGATACTGAGTGTTACAGACAAAGACTTGGCAAAATACTAAGAACTAAAattttatttcccatctgaaGGGCAGATTCCCCCCTTTTTCTTTGTACGTGGGTGTCCCATGGAGAGCAGTGGGTGTTCTGCTGTGAATGGAGCAGGGCGCAGAGTCCTAACCTGGTGCCCTGGACCATTGGCCGTAACGGACAGGGCAATGTGGCCATCTCTGCCCAATGAGCTGGATGCCCCAGGGTTACTGCTTCAGCTGAAGGGTTCAAGGGTTTTGGCATTAAAGGGCCCACGTTCATtctctgctggagccctgggctctgtcTGTGGCCACTGTCAGCACGTAGGACCTGCCTACTCTTTGGTCTGTCTCTCCTCCCTTTCCACGTAATCCCCGTGCTGGTGCCCCTTGTTCCTGCAGTAAACCAGCGTAGGGGGTGGCTCTGCCCCCACAGAACCAGAGAGTCCCTGAGAAAGCTCCTGAACAATGTCTCCATTCCTTGCTCTAGTGTCTCCCCACTTCCTGTCTCTCTGGGGAGCACAGAGCTGAGGTGACTCACCCTGACATTGACTATCTCATGCTACAAAGCTCAGATCCAGGTTTTGTAAAGTTTGGGGGTTCCTGGGCTCAGGGTCTGGGGATCAGGCCTATTTctcacccctcctttccccagcagccGTCGGTTGcggagctggagaagagactcagcgatttctctctgaaaagtgccatgctgcaggaggtgctgctgggattcaaaggtgAATTGGAATCTGGAGGTGGCGTCTCCTCTGGTTAGAGCAACCCTGACCCTGGGAAGAAGTCAGGGACTCTAGTGATGTCACTGATCCTGGGCTCCATCTCAGAGCCCAGCGCAGCAAGTCACCCTTCCCCATGGAGcagccctgtggggctggctctgtttGCAGCGGCTGCGTTATCGGCCTCTGATCTCTGTCACCATCTCGTAGTTAACAGCAGTTCCATTAATAAGCAATGGGGATTTCTCCATGAATGCGAGGGCCTGAATTCTCACCTCTcccatcttctccttcccctagagatgctgcaatgggagctggggagcgaCAAAGGTACGTGTCTGTCTCTGACT
This window harbors:
- the LOC127041870 gene encoding zinc finger protein RFP-like; the encoded protein is MMKDMKQLPFEKQTEAERQKIVWEWKELRGFLEEQEQWLLSWLEELERAIVHRRDEGICNLSWEISLLSEMGGEKGQQPLSQSLQVRLLLQ